The following DNA comes from Cellulomonas soli.
CCGGTACGCGGCGATCGACGCCGTCGCCGACGCCACGGGTGCGCACGCCGTGCTGCTCGGCCACACCCTGGACGACCAGGCCGAGACCGTGCTGCTCGGTCTGGGTCGCGGGTCGGGCGTGCGGGCCCTGGCCGGCATGGCGGCCGTGCGGGGGCGTCTGCGTCGGCCGCTGCTCGCGCTGCGCCGCGCGGACACGCTGCGGGTGTGCGAGGTGCTGGCGCTGGACCCGTGGCACGACCCGACGAACACGCCGACGGCCGAGGCCTCGTCCGGACCTCGCCGGAGCAGGCTGCGGGCGCTGGCCGTGCCTGCGCTCGTCGACGTGCTGGGGCCCGGGGTGCCCGGTGCGCTGGCACGCACGGCCGACCAGCTGCGCGAGGCGGCGGACACGCTCGATACGCTCGCCGACGCCCTGCTCGCCGACGCCCTGCTCGCCGACGCCCTGCGCCCCGATGGGCCGCTCGACGACGCCCAGCTCGTCGACGGCCCGCTCGACGACGACCCGTCGCTCCGGTTCGACGTCGACGCCCTGCTCGCCGCCCCGACCGGTCTGCGGCGCTGGGCGCTGCGGGCCGCGGCGGTGCGTGCCGGCAGCCCGGCCGGGAGCCTGCGCCGGGAGCACGTGCTCGCGCTCGACGCCCTGCTGACCGGCTGGCACGGGCAGGGTCCCGTGGCGCTCCCGGGCCCGGCCGGGGTCCCGACGGTCGGGTGGCGTGCGTGTGGCACGCTTGGGCTGGGGCCTGCCGGTCGACCTGGGAGTCGGCCCGAGCCCGACCCCGAACCCCCGACGGACGATCGACAGGAGCGGTAGCGGTGGACGCTGCGGACATGGGCGCGGACCTCGAGAAGGTCCTGCTGAGCGAGGAGCAGCTGCACGGCCGCCTCGACGAGATCGCCGCACAGATCGACGCCGACTACGCCGGCACCGACCTGCTCCTGGTCGGTGTCCTCAAGGGTGCCGTGATGGTCATGGCGGACCTCGCGCGGCGGCTGCACACGACCGTGCACATGGACTGGATGGCGGTCTCCTCCTACGGGTCGGGCACCAAGTCCTCGGGCGTGGTGCGCATCCTCAAGGACCTCGACGCGGACCTGACCGGTCGGCACGTGCTCATCGTCGAGGACATCATCGACTCCGGGCTCACGCTGTCGTGGCTGCTGTCGAACCTGCGCTCACGCGGTCCGGCGAGCGTCGAGGTCGCCACCATGCTGCGCAAGCCCGAGGCCGCCAAGGTCGAGGTCGACGTCCGGTACGTCGGCTTCGAGATCCCCAACGAGTTCGTCGTCGGCTACGGGCTGGACTACGCCGAGAAGTACCGCAACCTGCCGTTCGTCGGCACGCTCGCCCCGCACGTCTACGGGGCCTGAGCCCGAAGGTCCCCTCCCTGCACCCGCGGCAGCCTGTGCCCTGGGCGAACAGGGAGGGGAACCTTCAGCATCACCGTGTAACTTCGAGCCACCTGTCCTGCCACCGGAGGGATGAGGGGGCTGCGCCCCGCCCATGAATCTCAAGCGACTTGTCCGTGGTCCCATCCTGTGGATCGTCCTCGCCGTCGTGCTGCTCTGGGTCGGAGCCAGCACGCTGGCCACGCCCAGCGTCCAGCGCATCGACACCTCCGACGGCCTCGCACTCCTCGCCGACGGCAAGGTCACGCAGGCCAAGGTCACCGAGGGTGACCAGCGCGTCGACCTCACGCTGAGCAAGGACTTCGTCAAGGACGAGGACAACTACGGCACCTCCGTCCAGTTCTACTACGTCGTCCCGCAGGGTCCGGACGTCATCGCGGCCATCGCGAAGGCGGACCCGAAGGACGGCTACACCTCCGAGGTGCCGCAGACCTCCTGGTGGACGAGCCTGCTCGGCCTCGTGCTGCCGTTCGTCATCATCCTGGGCGTGTTCTGGTTCCTCATGTCCAACATGCAGGGCGGCGGCTCGCGGGTCATGAGCTTCGGCAAGTCGCGCGCCAAGCTCGTGAGCAAGGAATCGCCGCAGGTCACCTTCGCGGACGTCGCCGGTGTGGACGAGGCGCTCGAGGAGCTGCAGGAGATCAAGGAGTTCCTCTCCGAGCCCGCCAAGTTCCAGGCGGTCGGGGCCAAGATCCCCAAGGGCGTGCTGCTGTACGGCCCTCCGGGAACCGGCAAGACCCTGCTCGCACGCGCCGTCGCGGGCGAGGCGGGCGTGCCGTTCTACTCGATCTCCGGCTCGGACTTCGTGGAGATGTTCGTCGGTGTCGGCGCGAGCCGCGTCCGTGACCTGTTCCAGCAGGCCAAGGAGAACTCGCCGGCGATCATCTTCGTCGACGAGATCGATGCCGTCGGTCGTCACCGCGGCGCAGGCCTCGGCGGCGGGCACGACGAGCGTGAGCAGACGCTCAACCAGATGCTCGTCGAGATGGACGGCTTCGACGTCAAGACCAACGTCATCCTCATCGCGGCCACGAACCGGCCCGACATCCTGGACCCCGCACTGCTGCGCCCGGGACGCTTCGACCGCCAGGTCGCGGTCGACCCGCCGGACCTCAAGGGCCGCGAGCGGATCCTGCGCGTGCACGCGCAGGGCAAGCCGATGGCCCCGGGCGTCGACCTGACGACGGTCGCCCGGCGTACCCCGGGCTTCACGGGCGCCGACCTGGCGAACGTGCTGAACGAGGCCGCGCTGCTCACCGCACGCCAGAACGGCTCGATCATCGACGACCACGCGCTCGACGAGGCGATCGACCGCGTCGTGGCCGGCCCGCAGAAGCGCACCCGCGTGATGAACCCCAAGGAGGTGAAGATCACCGCGTACCACGAGGGTGGTCACGCCTTGGTGGCCGCCGCGCTGCGCTACACCGACCCCGTCACGAAGGTCACGATCCTGCCCCGTGGTCGTGCGCTCGGCTACACGATGGTCATGCCGACGGAGGACAAGTACTCCACGACGCGCAACGAGCTGCTCGACCAGCTCGCCTACGCCATGGGCGGCCGCGTCGCCGAGGAGCTCGTCTTCCACGACCCGACCACCGGTGCCAGTAACGACATCGAGAAGGCCACGGGCACGGCACGGCGGATGGTCACCCAGTTCGGCATGAGCACCCGGCTCGGCGCGATCCACCTCGGGCAGCAGTCCTCCGAGATGTTCCTCGGCCGCGACGTCGGCCACCAGCGCGACTACTCCGAGGACGTCGCCGCGTCGATCGACCTCGAGGTGCGGGCGCTGGTCGAGCGGGCGCACACCGAGGCGTGGGAGATCCTCGTGGAGTACCGCGACGTGCTCGACGCGCTGGTCCTCGAGCTCCTCGAGAAGGAGACGCTCAACCAGGAGCAGCTCGCCACGATCTTCGCGCCGATCACCAAGCGCCCCCCGCGCGAGGTGTGGCTCTCGAACGACGACCGTGGTGTCTCCGACCGGCCGCCGGTGCTCACGCCCGCCGAGCGTGCCGCAGCGGAGGGTCCGAAGGACGGCCCGACCGACGGCCCTGTCGACGCACCTGCCGCCAGCAACGGCACACCTGCCTCCGTCGGCCCGGTCGGCGGGGCGCTCGTCGAGCAGGCCTCGCACGTCAGCGACACACCGGCGGAGCCTGCGGGCCCGACGTCCCAGGAGGCGACCGATGGCGACGGATCCCACTGACGGCCTCGCCGGGCGCGCGACGGTCGCCTCGACCATCAGCCCGGTGACGTGGTCGGGCAAGGCGGTCGGGCAGTACGACGAGGCGCGCGCCGAGGCGGCCGTCCGTGAGCTGCTGCTCGCGGTCGGTGAGGACCCGGACCGCGAGGGTCTGCGGGACACCCCCGGCCGGGTGGCCCGCGCGTACAAGGAGATCTTCGCGGGGCTCTACCAGGAGCCCGAGGACGTCCTGACGACGACGTTCGACCTCGGCCACGAGGAGCTCGTCCTGGTCAAGGACATCGAGGTCTACTCCACGTGCGAGCACCACCTGGTGCCGTTCCACGGGGTCGCGCACGTCGGTTACATCCCGGGTGCGGACGGTCGGATCACGGGCCTGAGCAAGTTCGCCCGGCTCGTCGACGTCTACGCCCGCCGCCCGCAGGTGCAGGAGCGGCTGACCTCGCAGATCGCCGACGCGATGGTGCGGGTGCTGCAGCCGCGCGGTGTCCTCGTGGTCGTCGAGTGCGAGCACCTGTGCATGTCGATGCGGGGCGTGCGCAAGCCCGGGTCGCGCACGGTCACCTCGGCGGTCCGTGGGCAGCTGCGGGACGTCGCCACGCGGGCCGAGGCGATGAGCCTCGTGCTCGGTCGCTGACCCGTCCGCCCCGACGTCGGACGCCCTAGGCTCGGCCCCATGATCGATCGCTCGCCGGCTGGTGCCGTGCCGGACACCCGTCCGGGAACGCGGCCCGCGCCGCTGCCGGCCGCCCTGCGGGCAGGCGGGCGCACGCTCGTCATGGGCGTCGTCAACGTCACGCCCGACTCGTTCTCGGACGGCGGCCGGTGGTTCACACCGGGTGCGGCCGTCGCGCACGGGCTGGCGCTCATGGAGCAGGGCGCGGACCTGCTCGACGTCGGCGGGGAGTCGACCCGCCCCGGCGCGCGACGCGTCCCGGTCGAGGACGAGCTGGCCCGGGTGCTCCCGGTCGTCGAGGAGCTGACCGGCCGCGGCGCGACGGTCAGCGTCGACACGACCCGGGCCGCGGTCGCCCGCGCGGCCGTCGACCGCGGCGCCTCGATCGTCAACGACGTGTCGGGCGGTCTGGCCGACCCTGAGATGGCCGGCGTGATCGCCCGGACCGGCGCGGTGTACGTCGCCATGCACTGGCGCGGGCACGCCGACGTCATGGACGACCTGGACCGCTACGACGACGTCGTCGCCGACGTGCGGCGCGAGCTCGCCGAGCGCGTCGAGGTCCTGCGCGCGGCCGGCGTCCGCGACGAGCAGATCGTGCTGGACCCCGGGCTGGGCTTCGCCAAGCCGGGTGCGAGCAACTGGCCGCTGCTGGCCCGCCTGCCCGAGCTGGTCGCCGACGGCTTCCCGGTGCTGGTGGGTGCGAGCCGCAAGCGGTTCCTGGGTCATCTGCTGGCGGGGGCGGACGGGAACCCGGCGCCGCCGCTCGCCCGCGACGGCGCGACCGCCGCGGTGTCCGCTCTCGCGGCCGCTGCGGGCGCCTGGTGCGTGCGGGTGCACGAGGTCGCCGGGTCGGCCGACGCCGTCCGCGTGGCAGCCGCCTGGAGCGGCGCGCGCGGTGCTGCGCCTGCTGCTGCGCCCGATCCAGTCCCCGATCCAGCCCCCGATCCAGCCCCCGATCCAGCCCCGGTGCACGAGACCACGGACGAGCTGCCCGTCGACGAGGACGCGGCCGACGGAAGGAGCGCACGGTGAGCGTGCACGACGGGTACGCCCCGGACGCCGGACAACCCATCGGCGCGCCAAGCGGCGTCGGCCGACCCCGGCCGATCCCGAGCACGGGCGCAGCGTCGGCGGGTGCCGCCCGGGTGCCGGTCGTCCCGGTCGTGCACGACGCCGACGGGCGCCGTCTCGACCAGATCCTGCTCTCGGGCATCAGCGCGGTCGGGTACCACGGGGTGTTCGACGCCGAGCGGCGCGAGGGGCAGGTGTTCGTCGCCGACGTCGTCGTGCACCTGGACACCCGCCGCGCCGCGAGCCGCGACGACCTGGCGCTGACGGTGAACTACGGCGTGCTGGCCGAGCAGGTCGCGGCTGTGCTCTCGGGTGAGCCCGCCGACCTGATCGAGACGGTGGCCGAGCGGATCGCCGCGACGGTGCTGGTCTCCCCGCTGGTGTCTGCCGTGGACGTGCAGCTGCACAAGCCCCAGGCGCCCATCACCGTCCCCTTCGGGGACGTGGTCGTGGCCGTGCACCGTGACCGCACGAAGCTCCCGGCGGCCGAGCCGTACCGCCCGCCGCTCGCCCCGAGCCGGGCCTCCGTGCGCGAGGCGGGTGCGGGTGTCCCGACGAGCACGGCCGTGATGCCCGTGACACCGGCGTTCGACCCCGTGGAGGGTGCGCCGTCGGGTCCTCCGCTCACGCCCGTGCCGCCCGTCCCGGCGGTGCCCGTCCCGGCGGTGCCCGGACCGACGGCCGCAGGCCCCGCGCCTGCCGGCGGGGTGCAGGTCGCACCGGTGTCGGCCGAGGTGCTCGGGGCCGACATGCTGCCGTGGTCCTCGGGGTCGGTGGTCACGCCGCCGAGCCTGCCGCTCGACGAGGCGTGGGACCCGAACCCCACCCCGAACCCCGCGTCCGCCCCGATCCCGACCCCGGTGCCGAACCCCGTGCCGGTGTTCCCGGCCGTGTTCCCCACGGGTCCGGTCTCGGTCGCCGCGCCGATGGCCGCCGCACCGGTGGCGGGCCCCGTGCCGGGTGCCGAGCTGGTCGAGCTCGTCGACGTCGTCGACGGCGAGATCGAGCTCGACGTGCTCGACGTCGCCCCCGCCGCTCCTGTGGCCGTGGTGCTCGCGATCGGCGCGAACCTCGGCAACGCGCAGGAGACGCTGCGCCAGGCGGTCTCCGACCTCGCGGCGGTGCCTGGGCTGCACGTCGACGACGTGTCCGCGCTCGCCCGCAGCGCGGCGGTGGGCGGTCCCGAGCAGCCCGACTACCTCAACGCTGTCCTGCTGGCCCGCACGACGTTGTCCGCCCGGGACCTGCTGCGGGCCACGCAGGCGGTCGAGCAGGTGCACGGTCGCGAACGGCTCGTGCACTGGGGGCCGCGGACCCTCGACGTCGACATCGTCACCTACGGCGCCGTCCTGGCCACCACGGACGACCTCGAGCTGCCCCACCCGCGGGCGCACGAGCGGGCGTTCGTGCTGCAGCCCTGGGCGCAGGTCGACCCCGACGCCGTCCTGCCGGGCCTCGGTGGCGGTCCGGTGGCGGCGCTGGCCGCCACCGCTCCCGACCGTGACGGCGTCCGTTGGCTCGCGCTCGACTGGCTGACCAGCCCGGTGCCGGCCGCGCAGCCCGACTCCGCGCCCGAGGCGTGATGCACCGCACCCGCTGGCAGAACCTCGTCCTCCTGGCCCTCGCGGTCGCCGTCGGCACCTGGGTGGTGCTGCGTGCCGCGCTGGGTCGCGGCGCGAGCCTGCCCACGGTCCCGTGG
Coding sequences within:
- the folK gene encoding 2-amino-4-hydroxy-6-hydroxymethyldihydropteridine diphosphokinase, which produces MSVHDGYAPDAGQPIGAPSGVGRPRPIPSTGAASAGAARVPVVPVVHDADGRRLDQILLSGISAVGYHGVFDAERREGQVFVADVVVHLDTRRAASRDDLALTVNYGVLAEQVAAVLSGEPADLIETVAERIAATVLVSPLVSAVDVQLHKPQAPITVPFGDVVVAVHRDRTKLPAAEPYRPPLAPSRASVREAGAGVPTSTAVMPVTPAFDPVEGAPSGPPLTPVPPVPAVPVPAVPGPTAAGPAPAGGVQVAPVSAEVLGADMLPWSSGSVVTPPSLPLDEAWDPNPTPNPASAPIPTPVPNPVPVFPAVFPTGPVSVAAPMAAAPVAGPVPGAELVELVDVVDGEIELDVLDVAPAAPVAVVLAIGANLGNAQETLRQAVSDLAAVPGLHVDDVSALARSAAVGGPEQPDYLNAVLLARTTLSARDLLRATQAVEQVHGRERLVHWGPRTLDVDIVTYGAVLATTDDLELPHPRAHERAFVLQPWAQVDPDAVLPGLGGGPVAALAATAPDRDGVRWLALDWLTSPVPAAQPDSAPEA
- the folP gene encoding dihydropteroate synthase; its protein translation is MIDRSPAGAVPDTRPGTRPAPLPAALRAGGRTLVMGVVNVTPDSFSDGGRWFTPGAAVAHGLALMEQGADLLDVGGESTRPGARRVPVEDELARVLPVVEELTGRGATVSVDTTRAAVARAAVDRGASIVNDVSGGLADPEMAGVIARTGAVYVAMHWRGHADVMDDLDRYDDVVADVRRELAERVEVLRAAGVRDEQIVLDPGLGFAKPGASNWPLLARLPELVADGFPVLVGASRKRFLGHLLAGADGNPAPPLARDGATAAVSALAAAAGAWCVRVHEVAGSADAVRVAAAWSGARGAAPAAAPDPVPDPAPDPAPDPAPVHETTDELPVDEDAADGRSAR
- the ftsH gene encoding ATP-dependent zinc metalloprotease FtsH gives rise to the protein MNLKRLVRGPILWIVLAVVLLWVGASTLATPSVQRIDTSDGLALLADGKVTQAKVTEGDQRVDLTLSKDFVKDEDNYGTSVQFYYVVPQGPDVIAAIAKADPKDGYTSEVPQTSWWTSLLGLVLPFVIILGVFWFLMSNMQGGGSRVMSFGKSRAKLVSKESPQVTFADVAGVDEALEELQEIKEFLSEPAKFQAVGAKIPKGVLLYGPPGTGKTLLARAVAGEAGVPFYSISGSDFVEMFVGVGASRVRDLFQQAKENSPAIIFVDEIDAVGRHRGAGLGGGHDEREQTLNQMLVEMDGFDVKTNVILIAATNRPDILDPALLRPGRFDRQVAVDPPDLKGRERILRVHAQGKPMAPGVDLTTVARRTPGFTGADLANVLNEAALLTARQNGSIIDDHALDEAIDRVVAGPQKRTRVMNPKEVKITAYHEGGHALVAAALRYTDPVTKVTILPRGRALGYTMVMPTEDKYSTTRNELLDQLAYAMGGRVAEELVFHDPTTGASNDIEKATGTARRMVTQFGMSTRLGAIHLGQQSSEMFLGRDVGHQRDYSEDVAASIDLEVRALVERAHTEAWEILVEYRDVLDALVLELLEKETLNQEQLATIFAPITKRPPREVWLSNDDRGVSDRPPVLTPAERAAAEGPKDGPTDGPVDAPAASNGTPASVGPVGGALVEQASHVSDTPAEPAGPTSQEATDGDGSH
- the tilS gene encoding tRNA lysidine(34) synthetase TilS, with amino-acid sequence MSGPDPAVAAVRSAVAAITADVPADGLVLVACSGGPDSLALAAATAFVADRARRRASGAGGWRAGAVVVDHGLQAGSAQVARRAADACRTLGLDPVHVVAVAPDGPGGPEAAARDARYAAIDAVADATGAHAVLLGHTLDDQAETVLLGLGRGSGVRALAGMAAVRGRLRRPLLALRRADTLRVCEVLALDPWHDPTNTPTAEASSGPRRSRLRALAVPALVDVLGPGVPGALARTADQLREAADTLDTLADALLADALLADALRPDGPLDDAQLVDGPLDDDPSLRFDVDALLAAPTGLRRWALRAAAVRAGSPAGSLRREHVLALDALLTGWHGQGPVALPGPAGVPTVGWRACGTLGLGPAGRPGSRPEPDPEPPTDDRQER
- the folE gene encoding GTP cyclohydrolase I FolE, with the protein product MATDPTDGLAGRATVASTISPVTWSGKAVGQYDEARAEAAVRELLLAVGEDPDREGLRDTPGRVARAYKEIFAGLYQEPEDVLTTTFDLGHEELVLVKDIEVYSTCEHHLVPFHGVAHVGYIPGADGRITGLSKFARLVDVYARRPQVQERLTSQIADAMVRVLQPRGVLVVVECEHLCMSMRGVRKPGSRTVTSAVRGQLRDVATRAEAMSLVLGR
- the hpt gene encoding hypoxanthine phosphoribosyltransferase gives rise to the protein MDAADMGADLEKVLLSEEQLHGRLDEIAAQIDADYAGTDLLLVGVLKGAVMVMADLARRLHTTVHMDWMAVSSYGSGTKSSGVVRILKDLDADLTGRHVLIVEDIIDSGLTLSWLLSNLRSRGPASVEVATMLRKPEAAKVEVDVRYVGFEIPNEFVVGYGLDYAEKYRNLPFVGTLAPHVYGA